The Streptococcus toyakuensis genome has a window encoding:
- the pbp2a gene encoding penicillin-binding protein PBP2A, whose protein sequence is MKLDKLFEKFLSLFKKETSELEDSDSTSLRRSRSDRKKLAQVGPIRKLWRRYHLTKIVLILGLSASLLVGTYLFAVAKSTNVNDLQNALKTRTLIFDREEKEAGALSGQKGTYVELTDISKNLQNAVIATEDRSFYKNDGINYSRFFLAIVTAGRSGGGSTITQQLAKNAYLSQDQTVERKAKEFFLALELTKKYSKDQILTMYLNNAYFGNGVWGVEDASKKYFGVSASEVSLDQAATLAGMLKGPELYNPLNSVEDSTNRRDTVLQNMVAAGYIDKNQETEAAGINMTSQLQDKYEGKISDYRYPSYFDAVVNEAVSKYNLTEEEIVNNGYRIYTELDQNYQANMQVVYENTSLFPRAEDGTFAQSGSVALEPKTGGVRGVVGQVADNDKTGFRNFNYATQSKRSPGSAIKPLVVYTPAVEAGWALNKLLDNHTMQYDSYKLDNYAGIKTSREVPMYQALAESLNLSAVATVNDLGVDKAFEAGEKFGLNMEKVDRVLGVALGSGVETNPLQMAQAYAAFANEGLMPEAHFISRIENASGQVIASHKNSQKRVIDKSVADKMTSMMLGTFTNGTGISSSPADYVMAGKTGTTEAVFNPDYTSDQWVIGYTPDVVISHWLGFPTTDENHYLAGSTSNGAAHVFRNIANTILPYTPGSTFTVENAYKQNGIGPANTKRQVQTNDNSQTDDNLSDIRGRAQSLVDEASRAISDAKIKEKAQTIWDSVVNLFR, encoded by the coding sequence ATGAAATTAGATAAATTATTCGAGAAATTTCTTTCTCTTTTTAAAAAAGAAACAAGTGAACTAGAGGACTCTGATTCTACTAGCTTACGTCGCTCTCGTAGTGATCGAAAAAAATTAGCCCAAGTAGGTCCAATTCGAAAACTCTGGCGTCGCTATCATCTAACAAAGATTGTCCTTATACTAGGTTTGAGCGCAAGCTTGCTAGTTGGAACCTATTTGTTTGCTGTAGCCAAGTCAACCAATGTCAATGATTTGCAAAATGCCTTGAAAACTCGGACTCTCATTTTTGACCGTGAAGAAAAAGAGGCAGGTGCCTTGTCTGGTCAAAAGGGAACTTACGTTGAACTGACTGATATCAGTAAAAACTTGCAGAATGCTGTTATTGCGACAGAAGACCGTTCTTTCTATAAAAATGACGGGATTAACTACAGCCGTTTCTTCTTGGCTATTGTCACTGCTGGACGTTCAGGCGGTGGTTCTACTATTACCCAACAGCTGGCTAAAAATGCCTATTTGTCACAGGATCAAACCGTTGAGAGAAAAGCGAAAGAATTTTTCTTGGCTTTAGAATTGACTAAAAAATATAGCAAAGATCAGATCCTAACCATGTATCTTAACAACGCCTATTTTGGAAATGGTGTGTGGGGTGTAGAAGATGCGAGTAAGAAATACTTTGGGGTTTCTGCATCTGAAGTGAGTCTGGATCAAGCTGCTACTCTGGCAGGCATGCTTAAAGGGCCGGAATTGTATAATCCTTTAAATTCTGTGGAGGATTCTACCAATCGTCGCGATACTGTTTTGCAAAATATGGTTGCAGCGGGTTATATTGATAAAAATCAAGAAACCGAGGCTGCAGGAATTAATATGACCTCGCAATTGCAAGATAAGTATGAAGGAAAAATTTCAGATTACCGTTACCCTTCTTATTTTGACGCGGTGGTTAATGAAGCCGTTTCTAAGTATAATCTAACTGAGGAAGAAATCGTAAATAATGGCTACCGCATTTATACAGAGTTGGATCAAAACTACCAAGCAAATATGCAGGTTGTCTATGAAAACACCTCACTATTCCCGAGGGCAGAGGATGGAACATTTGCTCAATCAGGAAGTGTAGCTCTCGAACCGAAAACAGGGGGAGTGCGTGGGGTTGTCGGTCAAGTTGCAGACAATGATAAAACTGGATTTCGTAATTTCAACTATGCAACTCAATCAAAACGTAGTCCTGGTTCTGCAATTAAGCCTTTAGTTGTTTATACGCCAGCAGTTGAAGCAGGCTGGGCTTTGAATAAGCTCTTGGATAACCATACCATGCAGTACGACAGCTATAAGCTTGATAACTATGCAGGAATCAAAACGAGTCGAGAAGTTCCTATGTATCAAGCCTTGGCAGAGTCGCTTAATCTGTCTGCTGTTGCCACTGTTAATGATTTGGGCGTTGATAAGGCTTTTGAGGCGGGCGAAAAATTCGGACTCAACATGGAAAAAGTTGATCGTGTTCTTGGTGTCGCCTTGGGAAGCGGTGTTGAAACCAATCCTCTGCAAATGGCTCAAGCATATGCTGCCTTTGCAAATGAAGGTTTAATGCCTGAAGCTCATTTTATTAGTCGAATTGAAAATGCTAGTGGTCAGGTTATTGCGAGCCATAAAAATTCACAAAAACGGGTGATTGATAAGTCTGTAGCTGATAAGATGACCAGTATGATGTTGGGGACATTCACCAACGGTACCGGTATTAGTTCATCGCCTGCAGACTATGTCATGGCAGGGAAAACTGGAACAACTGAAGCAGTTTTCAATCCGGATTACACAAGTGACCAGTGGGTAATTGGTTATACTCCGGATGTAGTGATTAGCCACTGGCTTGGCTTTCCGACCACTGATGAAAATCACTATCTAGCAGGTTCGACTTCAAACGGTGCAGCACATGTCTTTAGAAACATTGCAAATACCATTTTACCTTATACGCCAGGAAGCACTTTTACGGTTGAAAATGCTTATAAGCAAAATGGAATTGGACCAGCCAATACAAAAAGACAAGTACAAACCAATGATAATAGCCAGACAGATGATAATTTGTCTGATATTCGAGGACGTGCGCAAAGTCTAGTAGATGAGGCTAGCCGGGCTATCTCAGATGCGAAGATTAAGGAAAAGGCTCAAACAATATGGGATTCGGTAGTCAATCTATTTCGCTAA
- the rpmG gene encoding 50S ribosomal protein L33, with translation MALKKASLACAVCGSRNYSIKISGNPKPTRLEVNKFCKHCGKYTTHRETR, from the coding sequence ATGGCACTAAAAAAAGCAAGCCTAGCTTGTGCGGTTTGTGGTTCGAGAAACTATTCAATCAAGATTAGTGGAAACCCCAAGCCTACACGACTAGAAGTAAATAAATTTTGTAAGCATTGTGGCAAGTACACTACACACAGAGAAACGAGATAG
- the secE gene encoding preprotein translocase subunit SecE, with amino-acid sequence MRFIGDIFRLLKDTTWPTRKESWRDFRSIMEYTAFFVVIIYIFDQLIVSGLIRFINIF; translated from the coding sequence ATGCGTTTTATTGGAGATATTTTTAGACTTCTTAAAGACACAACATGGCCAACTCGCAAGGAAAGCTGGAGAGATTTTCGTTCTATCATGGAATACACAGCTTTCTTTGTAGTAATTATTTACATTTTTGACCAGTTGATTGTTTCAGGTTTGATTCGATTTATTAACATTTTTTAG
- the nusG gene encoding transcription termination/antitermination protein NusG, producing the protein MDSFDKGWFVLQTYSGYENKVKENLLQRAQTYNMLDNILRVEIPTQTVQVEKNGKRKEVEENRFPGYVLVEMVMTDEAWFVVRNTPNVTGFVGSHGNRSKPTPLLEQEIRDILISMGQTVQEFDFDVEVGQTVRIIDGAFADYTGKITEIDNNKVKMIISMFGNDTVAEVNLNQIAEL; encoded by the coding sequence ATGGATAGTTTTGATAAAGGGTGGTTTGTTTTACAAACTTATTCTGGTTATGAAAATAAGGTAAAAGAAAATCTATTACAACGTGCACAAACCTACAATATGTTGGATAATATTCTACGTGTTGAAATTCCAACACAAACAGTGCAAGTTGAAAAAAATGGAAAGAGAAAAGAAGTAGAAGAAAATCGCTTTCCAGGTTATGTTCTTGTAGAAATGGTCATGACAGATGAAGCTTGGTTTGTTGTTCGAAATACTCCGAACGTTACAGGATTTGTCGGATCACACGGGAACAGATCAAAACCAACTCCATTATTGGAACAAGAAATTCGTGACATTTTGATATCTATGGGACAAACTGTTCAAGAATTTGATTTCGATGTTGAGGTTGGTCAAACTGTACGTATTATTGATGGTGCTTTTGCAGATTACACTGGTAAGATTACAGAAATTGATAATAACAAAGTGAAGATGATTATCTCTATGTTTGGTAATGACACAGTTGCAGAAGTAAACCTAAACCAAATTGCAGAATTATAA
- a CDS encoding sigma-70 family RNA polymerase sigma factor, which produces MFKELYKEVQGIVYKCRNEYYLHLWDLSDWDQEGMICLHELISREEGIVEDIPRLRKYFKTKFRNRILDYIRKQESQKRRYDKEPYEEVGEISHRISEGGLCLDDYYLFHETLRDYRSKQSKDKQEELERVLRHERFRGRQRVLRDLRIVFKEFDIRTR; this is translated from the coding sequence ATGTTTAAAGAATTGTATAAAGAAGTCCAGGGGATTGTATATAAGTGTAGAAATGAATATTACCTTCATTTATGGGATCTATCGGATTGGGACCAAGAGGGGATGATTTGCTTACATGAATTGATTAGTAGAGAAGAAGGAATAGTAGAAGACATTCCTCGTTTAAGAAAATATTTCAAAACTAAGTTCCGTAATCGAATTCTAGACTATATCCGTAAGCAAGAAAGTCAAAAACGAAGATATGATAAAGAACCGTATGAAGAAGTAGGTGAGATTAGTCATCGTATCAGTGAGGGAGGTCTGTGTCTAGATGATTATTATCTCTTTCATGAGACACTAAGAGATTATAGAAGTAAACAAAGTAAAGACAAACAAGAAGAGTTAGAACGGGTCCTAAGACATGAACGCTTCCGAGGGCGTCAAAGAGTATTAAGAGACTTACGTATTGTGTTTAAGGAGTTTGATATCCGTACTCGGTAA